A section of the bacterium SCSIO 12696 genome encodes:
- the lpxD gene encoding UDP-3-O-(3-hydroxymyristoyl)glucosamine N-acyltransferase, whose translation MTTPYTLGQIAQQLGAELRGDANCTIDAIATLEEAEAGQISFLANPAYERFLATTNASAVILSPKVADKYNGNALLLDNPYLGYAHLSRLMNNAPKAIAGVHASAVVADSADIHPSACIAANAVIGENVRIGANTVVGAGSCVGDNSIVGESCHLAANVSVYHGVSIGNAVTIHSGAVIGADGFGFAPDSSTEGQGGWVKIYQLGGVVIGDRVEIGANSTIDRGALGNTEIADGVIIDNQVMIAHNVKVGKNTAMAAYTGISGSTQIGANNTWAGRSGCVGHVTIADNVNITGATVVSKSLPEPGTYSSGTAMSTYREWRKNAARFNQLDDMSKRLRRLEKRLESE comes from the coding sequence ATGACAACGCCATACACTCTGGGCCAAATAGCCCAACAGCTGGGAGCCGAGCTGCGCGGTGATGCGAATTGCACCATTGACGCTATCGCCACACTGGAAGAGGCTGAGGCAGGGCAGATATCTTTTTTGGCCAATCCCGCTTATGAGCGCTTTTTGGCCACAACCAACGCGTCAGCAGTGATACTCAGCCCGAAAGTGGCGGACAAATACAACGGTAACGCATTACTGTTAGATAACCCCTATCTTGGCTACGCCCACCTATCCAGATTAATGAACAATGCTCCCAAGGCTATCGCCGGGGTTCATGCTTCGGCGGTGGTAGCCGATTCTGCGGATATTCACCCTTCTGCGTGTATTGCTGCCAATGCAGTGATCGGCGAAAACGTGCGTATAGGTGCCAATACCGTAGTAGGTGCAGGGTCTTGTGTCGGTGATAACAGTATTGTCGGCGAATCTTGCCATTTGGCTGCCAATGTGTCGGTTTATCACGGAGTGAGCATTGGCAATGCAGTGACGATTCACAGCGGCGCTGTGATCGGTGCCGATGGCTTTGGCTTTGCACCGGACAGTTCCACTGAGGGGCAGGGCGGTTGGGTAAAAATTTACCAGCTCGGTGGTGTGGTCATTGGTGATCGCGTTGAAATTGGCGCCAACAGTACTATTGACCGCGGTGCTTTGGGCAATACAGAAATTGCCGATGGAGTGATTATCGATAATCAGGTAATGATCGCTCACAACGTGAAGGTTGGAAAAAATACCGCCATGGCTGCCTACACTGGAATATCCGGCAGCACCCAGATTGGTGCCAATAACACCTGGGCAGGGCGTTCTGGTTGTGTAGGGCATGTCACTATAGCCGATAACGTAAATATTACCGGAGCCACTGTGGTGAGCAAAAGCCTGCCGGAACCAGGGACTTATTCCTCTGGTACAGCTATGTCTACTTACCGAGAGTGGCGAAAAAATGCGGCGCGATTCAATCAGCTGGATGATATGAGCAAACGCTTGAGGCGCCTCGAAAAGCGGCTGGAAAGTGAGTGA
- a CDS encoding OmpH family outer membrane protein: MGKFKTTVFALIALFSVAAAAESKIAVCDLGKAITSSELAKKRYEELAAESNLAKLKAESDGIVADAQKLQKDFETNNLSWDDQKKAKANREMEAYKADLQLLERKFQAEQQAVQRALLQEIQPIAFEQLQALIDEEKIDILINKEAALWNNGAVDITNKLIDRINKSSAK; encoded by the coding sequence GTGGGTAAATTTAAAACAACAGTCTTTGCCTTGATTGCGCTGTTCAGCGTAGCGGCTGCTGCGGAAAGTAAAATAGCCGTGTGCGATTTGGGTAAAGCCATCACCAGTTCTGAGTTGGCGAAAAAACGCTATGAAGAATTGGCTGCCGAATCCAATTTGGCAAAGCTCAAGGCAGAGTCCGATGGCATTGTTGCTGATGCCCAAAAGCTGCAAAAAGATTTTGAAACCAACAATCTGAGCTGGGATGACCAAAAGAAAGCCAAGGCCAACCGTGAAATGGAAGCTTATAAAGCCGACTTGCAGTTGCTGGAGCGTAAATTTCAGGCAGAGCAACAGGCGGTTCAGCGGGCTCTGCTGCAAGAAATTCAGCCCATCGCTTTTGAGCAGTTGCAGGCACTGATTGATGAAGAAAAGATTGATATTCTGATCAACAAAGAAGCGGCGCTGTGGAACAACGGCGCTGTGGACATCACCAATAAGTTGATTGATCGTATCAACAAAAGCTCGGCCAAATAA